One genomic segment of Elgaria multicarinata webbii isolate HBS135686 ecotype San Diego chromosome 21, rElgMul1.1.pri, whole genome shotgun sequence includes these proteins:
- the CDCA5 gene encoding sororin, producing the protein MAGGGGRRGSCRPGRARSAGEARAGAALSPPRRRSERNATSTAQPLSQGKPVLVASKTASSPHPGPFVMRPITLKKIVPRNRQIKVTAGTPRRSPRISLKEDKENMPLGAVKGKSPVRSVTKMELKLSPPRCSSDPEMGASLGVTDDLSPVGTNAHGSPLGDERDLAMAKRVRRSYSRLEVSLSHSFQVSQESPSSDLSDTSTPNHGPGKRQTLFGFEKLLVPGLLADVSPVNASTTQKLAAIAPAPGTLCVPDNDIPGISFVKEKRRKKKMPQFDKSELDEWATQMNAEFEEAERFDLLVE; encoded by the exons ATGGCGGGAGGCGGAGGCCGCCGCGGCTCCTGCCGCCCGGGACGGGCCCGCTCCGCTGGGGAGGCCCGAGCAG gtgCCGCCCTCTCTCCCCCGAGGCGCAGGTCTGAGAGGAATGCAACTTCTACCGCTCAGCCCCTGTCCCAGGGGAAACCAGTCTTGGTCGCAAGCAAAACAGCAAGCAGCCCG CATCCAGGCCCGTTTGTGATGCGGCCGATAACCCTGAAAAAGATCGTGCCACGAAACCGGCAG ATCAAGGTGACTGCCGGAACTCCCCGCCGGAGTCCAAGG ATCTCCTTAAAAGAAGACAAGGAGAACATGCCGCTGGGAGCCGTGAAGGGTAAAAGTCCCGTTAGAAGTGTTACCAAGATGGAATTGAAGCTTTCTCCCCCACGCTGCTCCTCAGATCCTGAGATGGGGGCCTCCCTGGGAGTGACAGACGACCTGTCTCCGGTCGGTACCAACGCACATGGCTCCCCGCTGGGCGATGAGCGGGACCTGGCCATGGCCAAAAGGGTGCGGCGGTCCTACAGCCGCTTGGAAGTCTCCCTGAGCCATAGCTTCCAGGTGAGCCAGGAGTCTCCCAGCTCTGATCTCTCGGACACCTCCACACCCAACCATGGCCCGGGCAAGCGGCAAACGCTCTTTGGCTTTGAGAAGCTCCTGGTCCCAGGTCTGCTGGCTGACGTGTCTCCCGTGAACGCCAGCACCACCCAGAAGTTGGCAGCGATCGCTCCGGCACCTGGCACCCTTTGTGTGCCAGACAACGACATCCCGGGGATTTCGTTTGTCAAGGAAAAACGGAGGAAGAAAAAGATGCCACAGTTTGAT AAATCAGAACTGGATGAATGGGCAACCCAAATGAACGCCGAGTTTGAAGAAGCAGAGAGATTTGACCTCCTTGTGGAATGA
- the ZFPL1 gene encoding zinc finger protein-like 1: protein MGLCKCPKRKVTNLFCFEHRVNVCENCIVANHAKCIVQSYLQWLQDSDYNPNCRLCSTLLSTKETVRLVCYDLFHWSCLNDMANQLPKNTAPAGYQCPNCQGPVFPPANLVSPVASVLREKLSSVNWARAGLGLPLIDEMESIQETEPHDATDYTDWSSFTNLNSEEASQQSLSYSPNSGFPSPPQQQQSLNNGGMQEQHTVISMNAVGSDPMTINAASSPRKVYDTREGGGSNRATDAHIDFDEDKYRRRPALGWLARLLKNRFSSRKQPRSLMQRFIILLLIGGIGFLTLVIVMMKLGRASAENDPNLDPKFNPHIRVGQE from the exons ATGGGTCTCTGTAAATGCCCGAAGAGGAAGGTCACCAACTTGTTCTGTTTCGAGCACAGGGTGAACGTCTGCGAGAACTGTATTGTTGCTAACCATGCCAAG tgcattgTCCAGTCTTACCTCCAGTGGCTTCAAGACAGCGATTACAATCCCAACTGCCGGCTGTGCAGTACTCTCCTCTCCACCAAAGAGACAGTCCGGCTTGTCTGTTACG ATCTCTTCCACTGGTCTTGCCTCAATGACATGGCGAACCAGCTGCCGAAAAACACCGCCCCCGCCGGCTACCAGTGCCCCAACTGCCAGGGCCCTGTCTTCCCCCCGGCCAACCTGGTCAGTCCAGTAGCATCGGTGCTGCGGGAGAAACTGTCGTCTGTCAACTGGGCTCGGGCCGGCCTTGGGCTCCCCCTG ATTGACGAAATGGAGTCCATTCAGGAGACGGAGCCCCACGACGCCACAGACTACACGGACTGGTCCAGCTTCACCA ACCTCAACTCCGAGGAGGCCTCCCAGCAGAGCCTCAGCTACAGCCCAAACTctggcttcccctccccaccgcagcagcagcaaagcCTGAACAACGGAGGCATGCAGGAACAGCACACCGTCATCAGCATGAATGCCGTGGGCAGCGACCCCATGACCATCAATGCAG CCTCCTCGCCGCGGAAAGTTTACGACACCCGGGAGGGCGGAGGCAGCAATCGAGCTACTGACGCTCACATAGACTTCGACGAAGACAAGTACCGGCGGCGGCCGGCACTCGGCTGGCTTGCCCGGCTGCTCAA GAACCGCTTCAGCTCCAGGAAGCAGCCACGCTCCTTGATGCAACGGTTCATCATTCTCCTGCTCATCGGTGGGATTGGCTTCTTGACCCTCGTCATTGTCATGATGAAGCTGGGCCGGGCCTCAGCCGAGAACGACCCCAATCTGGACCCCAAGTTCAACCCGCACATCCGGGTCGGGCAGGAGTGA